One stretch of Oligoflexus sp. DNA includes these proteins:
- a CDS encoding xanthine dehydrogenase family protein molybdopterin-binding subunit — MNGTPMGQALPRVDGPLKVTGEAPYAADIVVPNLTHGYVLSSGIAKGWIRSMNLDRALEVKGVLKIFTHDNRPRTAWFDRNYRDQDSPEGSPFRPLASDRILFAGQPIALIVAESLDVGRYAASLIEVEYGVEPPQTSLEMQREKAFEPGKAKSGYEPPPARGNADEAYTAAPLKIEAHYTTAIQHHNPMEMHAATVIWDDNERLTVYDKTQSVLNSQTYICNVFNLKKDKVRVLSPFVGGAFGSGLRPQYQLFLAVMATLELKRSVRVVLSRPQMFTFGHRPRSLQTLRMATNEEGQLQSVMHEAISETSQFEDYAEQIVAWSGSGYACDNVKLDHKIARLDTYTPLDMRAPGAASGVFALETAIDEMAFAAGLDPLEFRRRNYADKDHLHDKPFSSKELMACYEQGAARFGWAGRPLQPRSMREGHQLIGWGMATGQWEAYQRPASARAILSAEGRLIVSSATADFGTGTYTIMSQIAAETLGLPLADVVFKLGDSALPQAPLSGGSFTASSVGSAVLQVCEKIKKKVFDLARGLEGLPFHKKSLDDVVFADGFIHLKSNPAQLISIANILRYSGVGSLDEEAKSIPNVAKQERYTRVTHSAAFVEVRVDEDFGTVTVSRVVSAVAAGKIINPLTARSQVMGGVVWGISMALQEESVLDHKLGRFMNHDLAEYHIPVQADIHDIDVIFVKEEDKIVNPLGIKGIGEIGIVGVPAAIGNAIFHATGKRLRDLPFTLDKVGFSSLNAFS, encoded by the coding sequence ATGAATGGAACACCCATGGGCCAGGCCCTGCCGCGCGTGGACGGGCCCTTGAAAGTGACCGGCGAAGCGCCTTATGCGGCGGATATCGTGGTGCCGAACCTTACGCATGGCTATGTGCTGTCAAGCGGGATTGCCAAGGGCTGGATTCGGTCGATGAACCTTGACCGTGCGCTTGAAGTGAAGGGCGTTCTGAAAATCTTCACGCATGATAATCGACCCAGGACAGCCTGGTTTGATCGCAACTACCGGGATCAGGACAGTCCCGAAGGTTCACCGTTTCGACCTCTGGCCTCCGATCGCATTTTATTTGCCGGGCAGCCCATTGCGCTGATCGTGGCTGAGAGTTTGGATGTCGGGCGTTATGCAGCTTCACTCATTGAAGTCGAATACGGTGTGGAACCGCCGCAGACATCCCTGGAAATGCAGCGTGAAAAGGCCTTTGAACCCGGCAAAGCCAAGTCGGGTTATGAGCCTCCTCCCGCGCGTGGGAACGCGGATGAAGCCTATACAGCCGCTCCTTTGAAAATCGAGGCGCATTACACGACGGCCATTCAGCATCATAACCCGATGGAGATGCATGCCGCGACGGTGATCTGGGATGATAATGAGCGCCTGACCGTTTATGACAAGACGCAGAGTGTTCTGAACAGCCAGACCTATATCTGCAATGTGTTCAACTTGAAAAAGGACAAGGTCCGTGTGCTCTCGCCTTTCGTGGGCGGTGCTTTTGGATCGGGTCTGCGGCCTCAGTATCAATTGTTTTTGGCTGTGATGGCGACCCTGGAATTGAAGCGTTCGGTGCGTGTGGTCCTGTCGCGGCCCCAGATGTTCACCTTCGGGCATCGGCCCCGCTCGCTGCAGACGCTGCGCATGGCCACGAATGAAGAGGGCCAACTTCAATCGGTGATGCATGAGGCGATTTCGGAGACCTCACAGTTCGAAGACTATGCCGAGCAGATCGTCGCGTGGTCGGGATCGGGTTATGCCTGTGATAATGTGAAGCTTGATCATAAAATAGCCCGCTTGGACACCTATACGCCGCTCGACATGCGGGCACCCGGTGCGGCCAGTGGCGTCTTCGCCTTGGAAACGGCGATCGATGAAATGGCGTTCGCTGCGGGACTTGATCCTTTGGAATTCCGCCGCAGAAATTATGCGGATAAGGATCATCTGCATGACAAGCCCTTTTCCAGCAAGGAACTCATGGCCTGCTATGAGCAGGGCGCCGCGCGTTTCGGTTGGGCCGGTCGTCCCCTGCAGCCGCGGTCCATGCGTGAAGGCCATCAGCTGATCGGTTGGGGCATGGCCACGGGACAATGGGAAGCCTATCAAAGACCGGCGAGCGCGCGGGCCATACTTTCGGCGGAAGGGCGCCTTATCGTGAGCAGCGCGACCGCGGATTTTGGAACGGGCACCTATACGATCATGAGCCAGATCGCAGCGGAAACCCTGGGGCTGCCGCTGGCGGATGTCGTCTTCAAGCTGGGTGATAGCGCTTTGCCACAGGCTCCTCTTTCGGGGGGATCCTTCACCGCATCTTCGGTGGGCTCGGCGGTGCTTCAGGTCTGTGAAAAAATCAAAAAGAAGGTTTTTGACCTCGCCCGTGGCCTGGAAGGTCTTCCGTTCCACAAAAAATCCCTGGATGATGTGGTCTTCGCCGATGGATTCATCCATTTGAAATCGAATCCGGCTCAGCTGATTTCGATTGCGAATATACTCCGCTATTCAGGAGTGGGGTCTTTGGATGAAGAGGCGAAGTCCATTCCGAATGTCGCGAAGCAGGAGCGCTATACCCGCGTCACCCACTCGGCAGCCTTTGTCGAGGTGCGGGTGGATGAGGATTTTGGAACAGTGACCGTCAGTCGCGTGGTTTCCGCGGTCGCAGCCGGAAAAATCATCAATCCCCTGACCGCCCGCAGCCAGGTGATGGGCGGAGTCGTGTGGGGCATCAGCATGGCCCTTCAGGAGGAATCAGTTCTGGATCATAAGCTCGGACGTTTCATGAATCATGACCTCGCTGAGTATCACATCCCTGTGCAGGCTGATATTCATGATATTGATGTGATCTTTGTGAAAGAAGAAGACAAAATTGTAAACCCGCTCGGCATCAAAGGCATCGGCGAGATCGGAATCGTCGGCGTGCCCGCGGCCATTGGCAATGCGATCTTTCATGCCACGGGGAAACGGCTCCGCGATCTACCGTTTACCCTGGATAAAGTCGGCTTTTCCAGCCTAAATGCCTTCTCCTAG
- a CDS encoding OmpA family protein, producing the protein MRILTLLMLVSLPALGAPQVWMGASGGYTHIVPDGSGQTSKNGYHLFLDASAETTTDAWTLGLGAGFFYSRVYSDGERDFPTEDPDIVREQRNLRIETRAGSAHLAARYRLWDGHLEAGLLVRNLFGSSLSFSQDKDSSQSKIFLGPQVVLKTDAQSAWMQRVDLSLTTDMNVPKRRVYFLAAGFALGRSWPVTETPPSAPAPKEGERFEEVLADKVINFPSGKSELQEPAATFLKELGQFLKQHPEHWQSMTVEGHTDKKGKFDYNMKLSQDRADAVRRVILDQGNSKDRVQAQGFGPTRPLKDGDSPEILALNRRVVIVFTINSREGRNQVSAEIKRLRQKYFGE; encoded by the coding sequence GTGCGGATCCTCACTCTTCTGATGCTCGTTTCCCTTCCAGCTTTGGGCGCGCCCCAGGTCTGGATGGGAGCCTCGGGCGGCTATACGCACATCGTGCCGGATGGATCCGGTCAAACCTCGAAGAACGGTTATCACCTCTTTTTGGACGCCAGCGCGGAAACCACCACCGACGCGTGGACACTGGGTTTAGGCGCTGGTTTTTTTTACAGCCGCGTTTACAGTGATGGCGAACGCGATTTTCCCACCGAAGATCCTGATATCGTTCGTGAGCAAAGAAATCTGCGCATTGAAACGCGAGCTGGCTCGGCTCATCTTGCGGCCCGCTACCGCCTGTGGGATGGGCATCTGGAAGCCGGACTTTTGGTGCGGAATCTTTTTGGGTCCTCGCTCTCTTTCAGTCAGGATAAGGACAGCAGTCAGAGCAAAATCTTTCTGGGTCCCCAGGTGGTGTTGAAAACCGATGCGCAATCCGCGTGGATGCAAAGAGTCGATTTAAGCCTGACGACGGACATGAATGTTCCGAAGCGTCGGGTTTATTTTCTGGCGGCGGGTTTTGCCCTGGGCCGCAGCTGGCCCGTGACGGAAACGCCTCCTTCGGCGCCTGCTCCGAAGGAAGGGGAGCGTTTTGAAGAAGTGCTGGCGGACAAGGTCATCAATTTTCCCAGCGGAAAATCCGAACTCCAGGAACCAGCCGCCACCTTCCTGAAGGAACTCGGACAATTCCTGAAGCAGCATCCTGAGCACTGGCAGAGCATGACCGTCGAAGGTCACACCGATAAAAAGGGAAAATTCGATTACAATATGAAGCTCTCCCAGGACCGCGCCGATGCCGTGCGTCGTGTCATCCTGGATCAAGGCAACAGCAAAGACCGTGTGCAGGCCCAGGGCTTCGGTCCGACCCGGCCTTTGAAAGACGGCGACTCACCCGAAATCCTCGCCCTCAACCGCCGCGTTGTGATTGTCTTTACCATCAACAGTCGCGAGGGTCGCAACCAGGTCAGCGCGGAAATTAAGCGTCTCCGTCAGAAGTATTTCGGAGAATAA
- a CDS encoding (2Fe-2S)-binding protein has translation MERPATGDGTRPLTSRKPVSPTAYPIHLTLNGVKTRLHVEAWTSLLEALREQLGLTGTKKGCDHGQCGACTVLVNGRRVNSCLTLAVMKDGSEVTTIEGLAQGDELSPLQNAFMETDAFQCGYCTPGQICSAMGLLAEGKATTRDEIREQMSGNLCRCGAYPNILAAIEKVVQESRS, from the coding sequence ATGGAAAGACCTGCCACGGGTGACGGGACAAGGCCCTTGACCTCCCGAAAACCTGTATCACCCACCGCTTATCCCATACATTTGACTTTGAACGGTGTGAAAACGCGCCTCCATGTGGAAGCCTGGACCTCGCTCCTTGAGGCTCTGCGGGAACAGCTCGGACTGACCGGAACCAAGAAGGGCTGCGATCACGGTCAATGCGGAGCCTGCACGGTGCTGGTCAATGGACGGCGGGTGAATTCCTGCCTGACGCTGGCCGTTATGAAAGATGGATCCGAGGTGACGACGATTGAAGGCCTCGCTCAAGGTGATGAACTGTCTCCGCTACAGAACGCCTTCATGGAAACGGATGCTTTTCAGTGCGGTTACTGTACACCGGGACAAATCTGCTCCGCGATGGGGCTTTTGGCAGAAGGCAAGGCCACGACCCGTGATGAGATTCGGGAGCAGATGAGCGGGAACCTTTGCCGCTGCGGCGCTTATCCGAATATCCTGGCGGCTATCGAAAAAGTTGTGCAGGAGAGCCGCTCATGA
- a CDS encoding xanthine dehydrogenase family protein subunit M translates to MMQFSYQRSQDLPSALSHIRSARDAKFIGGGTNLFDLIKADVMRPAQVLDINQLPFHEITDNDQGGLRIGALVTNSDVAWNPLITARYPLLAKAILAGASPQLRNMATTGGNLLQRTRCYYFYDKATPCNKRSPGSGCGAIGGFNRIHAILGASSSCIAVHPSDMCVALAALDAEVRVESMDGSRVIPFADFHRLPGDTPERDHNLRDDELITAVDLPADDFSQHFTYIKIRDRSSYAFALVSVAAALQMDNGIIKKARLALGGVAHKPWRRPEAEALLENQKPEQAAFEAAAQALLEGAKGQGHNNFKIELAHRAIIRALSEAAGMEVTA, encoded by the coding sequence ATGATGCAATTCTCCTATCAAAGATCCCAGGATCTCCCCTCCGCCCTGTCCCATATCCGCAGCGCCCGCGATGCGAAATTCATCGGCGGTGGCACCAATCTTTTCGATCTGATCAAAGCCGATGTGATGCGTCCGGCTCAGGTTCTTGATATCAATCAGCTGCCCTTCCATGAGATCACGGATAATGACCAGGGTGGACTGCGCATCGGCGCTTTGGTCACCAACAGTGATGTGGCCTGGAATCCCTTGATCACGGCGCGTTATCCACTGCTGGCCAAGGCTATTCTTGCCGGAGCTTCTCCGCAGCTGCGCAACATGGCAACGACGGGCGGCAATCTTCTGCAGCGGACCCGCTGCTATTATTTTTATGATAAAGCCACACCCTGCAACAAGCGTTCACCCGGCAGCGGCTGCGGGGCCATCGGCGGATTCAATCGTATTCATGCGATCCTCGGTGCCAGCTCGTCCTGCATTGCAGTGCATCCGTCGGATATGTGCGTGGCCCTTGCCGCGCTGGATGCTGAAGTTCGGGTGGAATCCATGGACGGCTCGCGGGTGATACCTTTTGCTGACTTTCATCGCCTGCCCGGGGACACGCCTGAGCGTGATCATAATCTGCGTGACGATGAACTGATCACGGCGGTGGATTTGCCCGCGGATGATTTTTCCCAGCACTTCACTTACATCAAAATCCGGGATCGGAGTTCCTATGCCTTTGCTCTTGTTTCTGTTGCGGCTGCGCTGCAGATGGATAACGGAATAATCAAAAAAGCCCGCCTGGCCTTGGGCGGCGTGGCTCATAAACCCTGGCGACGGCCCGAAGCCGAGGCTCTTTTGGAAAACCAAAAGCCGGAACAGGCTGCATTCGAAGCCGCAGCCCAGGCGCTGTTGGAGGGCGCCAAAGGTCAGGGGCACAATAATTTTAAAATAGAACTGGCTCATCGCGCTATTATCCGCGCATTGAGCGAAGCCGCAGGTATGGAGGTGACGGCATGA